ACCGAGGAGGATCCGTTCGAGATCTACGACGGGCCGGAAATCACGGAGGCGGACTTCGTCAGCTTCAATGCCGGCTACTACGACATCGGCATCGACGGCAAGACGCAGTTCCCGCACACCGCCGTGCTGAACGGCGCGCCCTCCGGCACCACCGATCCGATCGCCATCGCCTACCGGATGCAGCGACTGATCGACCTCGACGACGCGGTGACGCTCGAAACCATCGTCGACCACCTCCTGCTCGCCCAGGAGGACGGGGCCTCCTTTATCAAATACCGCGGTCTGCTGCCCGCGCTCGACTTCAACGCGAGCAGCACCGGCTTTGAAAAGACGTCGGCCGACTTCGAGATCCAGGCCAACGCCTGCCTCTCCGCGCGCGTCGCCATGACGGCCCAGGCCTACACCGGCACGCCGCTGGGCACCAAAGCCATGCAGTTCCTCCAGAATCAGACGGAGGGCTACAACTACTATTTCGTGCAGAACGAACTGCTGTTCTCGACGGCCGGCAACGCGATCACGTCGGAGCTGAACACGGGGCGCGTCGACCTCCTCTTCGAGGAGTTTTATGCCGAGATGGCCTTCGTGCTGAGCTACTTCGTCGGCCATTCGGTCCTGCTCGACGATCCCACCATCGGGATCGAGGCGTGGAACGTGCTGATCGACCCCGCCGGCGTGCCGACGGACAGCACCAAGGACTCCTTCACCGAACTGATCACGTTCGCGACGCCCCTGGCGAAAAACGGCAGCGCCTACCAGTACTTCCATCCGCTGTTGACCCTGCCGCTCAACGCCCTGAGCACGACGATGCAAAACGGGCTGTACAACGTCCTGTACGCCTATCTCGACGCCGCCCGTTTCGGCAACCTGCCCGGCATCTATTCCGGCGGGCCGGATCTGGACGGCGCGTTCGAGGAGGAAAACGGGCTGAGCATCCTGGCCTCGGGCAAACGCTTCGAGGGCAGCCGGCAACTCGTCGTCACGGTTGACGCGCTGGCCGCCGCGCTGCGCCTTTTCCCGGCCGAATCGCAGGATCGGCAGACGGTCCGCCGCTGGATGGGCGTCTACGACGGCGTGGCCGGCGTGCGGGACACGGCCGGTCTCTTCGGCAGCATCGGCCGCAACGGCGATGTCGTGCCGGCGATGTACGCTCGCCAGAACGGCGCGATGATCCTGTTCGAGACCACGGGCCCCGCCCATCTCGAAGCCTTCCTCGAAGCCGAGGGCCGCACCACCCTCGCCGAGATGTTCGCCAGCGTCGAAATCACGCACGAAGGCCTCCCCATCGAAAAGGTCAACGCCCCGCTGCCCCTGCCTCCGATGCAGACGCAGCTGTTTACGTCGATCTAGGGGCTCGCTGGCGCTCGCGGTCATGACCTCGCTAACGCTCGAGGGCATGAGTTCGCTGACGCTCTCTGGCAGGAGCTCGCTACGCTCGCGGTCATGAGGCAGGCAGAAAGTCCTTCATGGAACTGCCCGTCTCATGACCGCTTTTTTATGTCAAAATGAGCTCCATCTCCACACACCGCATCCAGACCGTTCGCCTCCCGACGGCGCTCGCAGCAAGCCACTTACCGCGAGCGCCAGCGAGCCCATGACCGCGCCAGCTCCCGACCGCGAGCCCCAGCGAGCCCATGACCGCGAGCGCCAGCAAGCCCATGACCGCGAGCGCAGCAAGCCCATGACCGTGCAGCTCCTGACCGCGAGCGTAGCAAGCCCATGACCATGCAGCTTCTGACCGCGAGCGCAGCGAGCCAAGCACGACTTTTTTTATCGGATCGTTTGCCCTGCCGCCCGGTAGAAGTGTGGCGTTTTCACCTATACGTGACCGGCGACTTCCGCTACAGATTCGGGCGCCGATGTACTGTATATTGCTGCACCTCGCGCTGGAAGCGCTTTTTCCTTACGAGTTATACACGCATCCTTTATAGATCATGGTTACCCGGCAACTCATGAGTCTGTCCCAGTACGGGATCGACGTCAATCAGGTATTTTATTGCGCGGCGCCGCCGGCGCTGTACGAACTGGCCCTCGAACACGACAAATCGGCCGCCCTGGCGGATTCGGGGGCGCTGATCATCTCCTCGGGCAAGAAGACGGGCCGGAGCCCGAAGGACAAACGCATCGTCGAGCATCCGGACAGCCAGGAGAACATCTGGTGGGGGCCCGTCAACATCCCGGTCGACGAGCACACCTTCATGGTGAATCGCGAGCGGGCGACGGACTACCTGAACACCTGCGAGCGGCTTTATGTGGTGGACGGCTTCGCCGGCTGGGACCCGAAATACCGCATCAAGGTGCGCATCATCTGCTCCCGCGCCTACCACGCCCTGTTCATGCACAACATGCTGATCCGGCCCACGCGGGAGGAGCTGGCCGATTTCGGTGAGCCCGACTACGTGATCTTCAACGCCGGCGCGTTTCCCGCGAACCGGCTCACGCGCCACATGTCGTCGAAGACCTGCATCGAGATCAGCTTCGAGCGGCAGGAGATGGTGATTCTGGGCACCGAATACGCCGGCGAGATGAAAAAAGGCGTTTTTACGGTGATGCATTACATCATGCCGAAGCGCGGCGTCTTTTCGATGCACTGCTCGGCCAACGAAGGCGCCGACGGCAACGTCTCCCTCTTCTTCGGCCTCTCGGGAACGGGCAAGACGACCCTCTCGGCCGACGCGAGCCGGCGCCTGATCGGCGACGACGAACACTGCTGGTCCGAAGACGGCGTCTTCAACATCGAAGGCGGATGCTACGCCAAGGCCATCGACCTCTCGGCCGAAAAAGAGCCGGAGATCTACCGCGCAATCCGCTTCGGTACCCTGCTCGAGAACGTTGTGTACGACCCGGTATCGCATGCCGTCGACTACTCGGACGTCTCCCTCACCCAGAATACGCGCGCGGCCTACCCGATCGAATACATCGACAACGCCAAGATTCCCTGCGTGGGCGGGCATCCGAACAACATCATCTTCCTCACCTACGACGCCTTCGGTGTCCTGCCGCCGGTCAGCCGGCTCTCGCCGGCCCAGGCCATGTACCACTTCATCAGCGGCTACACGGCCAAGGTGGCCGGGACGGAAGATGGCGTAAACGAACCCGAAGCGACGTTTTCGGCCTGTTTTGGCGCGGCGTTCCTCGTCTGGCACCCCGGGAAATATGCCGAGATGCTCGCCGAGAACATGGAAAAGCACTTCGCCAATGCGTGGCTGATCAATACGGGGTTCACGGGCGGCGCCTTCGGAACGGGCCGGCGGATGAGCCTCAAAAACACGCGGTCTATCATCGACGCCATCCACGACGGCACCCTCGCCCAGATTCCGACGACGGAAGACCCGATCTTCGGCCTCGCGATCCCGAACAGCTGTCCGAACGTGCCGACCGAGATCCTCAATCCGCGCAATACCTGGGCGGACAAGGCCGCGTTCGATCGCACCGCCCGCAAACTCGCCAGCCTGTTCGCGAAGAACTTCCAGCAGTACAAGGACGGCTGTGGCCCGGATGTGGTCGAAGCCGCTGAACTGCTTGAAGCGGCGGTGACGGTGTGAGGGTTAGGGAGTGCGGGGGTGTGGGAGGATTAAGCGTTCTATTGCGCAAGCGTACCTGCGCAGACTCCCATCCCCCCAGACCCCCATACTACCACACTAACCTACCTCCCCTCGCCGTGCTGCTCGCGGTAGTGGACTTTCAGCCAGTCCTCGCCGTAGTCGTTGTTCGGATCGCGGACGATCGTGTGGATGTGGTTGGCCGCGCCTTCGCCGACGCCGCGTTCCCGCATGTATTCGATGAGGATGGAGGGGCCGTGCACGCGGTAGTAGTACCGTTTCGCGATGTCGTCGGACGGGCCGATCCAGGTGAAATAGAGCTTTTCCAGGCCGTCCGCCTCGATTTTTTTCATCTGGGCGTCGGCGGCGTCGAAATCGGCGTTGGCCACGTA
This sequence is a window from Rhodothermales bacterium. Protein-coding genes within it:
- the pckA gene encoding phosphoenolpyruvate carboxykinase (ATP), which encodes MVTRQLMSLSQYGIDVNQVFYCAAPPALYELALEHDKSAALADSGALIISSGKKTGRSPKDKRIVEHPDSQENIWWGPVNIPVDEHTFMVNRERATDYLNTCERLYVVDGFAGWDPKYRIKVRIICSRAYHALFMHNMLIRPTREELADFGEPDYVIFNAGAFPANRLTRHMSSKTCIEISFERQEMVILGTEYAGEMKKGVFTVMHYIMPKRGVFSMHCSANEGADGNVSLFFGLSGTGKTTLSADASRRLIGDDEHCWSEDGVFNIEGGCYAKAIDLSAEKEPEIYRAIRFGTLLENVVYDPVSHAVDYSDVSLTQNTRAAYPIEYIDNAKIPCVGGHPNNIIFLTYDAFGVLPPVSRLSPAQAMYHFISGYTAKVAGTEDGVNEPEATFSACFGAAFLVWHPGKYAEMLAENMEKHFANAWLINTGFTGGAFGTGRRMSLKNTRSIIDAIHDGTLAQIPTTEDPIFGLAIPNSCPNVPTEILNPRNTWADKAAFDRTARKLASLFAKNFQQYKDGCGPDVVEAAELLEAAVTV